The DNA region catctgagcttgtggagcttgcttagaaatggcttcctctttgaactgtagagtttcagctggcaaccgCGGATGGcttggtggattgtgttcactgacaatgctttctggaagtattcctgagccaattctgttatttccttgacagtggcattcctgtttgaggtgcagtaatgtttaagggcccagagatcacgagcatccagtagagttttacagccttgacccttatgcacagcaattgttccagattctctgaatcttttgatgatgttttgcatggttgatgatgataacttaaaagtctttgctattttacgctgggtaacaccattctggtattgctgcgcaacaatggtggaattggtgatcctcttaccatcttggcttcagagagacactaacactctgagaagctctttttatacccaatcatgttgtcaattgacctaattagtgttaattggttttccagctgttcgttacatgctcaatttccttttcccgccacttattgctacttgtcccaacttttttgggatttgttgacactgtgaaaatatttctcctttaaaatgttacatttactcagattaaacttttgatctgtcgtctatgttctattacgaataaaatattgacatttgccatctccacatcattgcattcagtttttattcacaatttgtttagtgtcccaacttttttggaatccggtttatatattgctctttctttttttgcgTAATTGTATATTGACTTAATTGTTGTTACAGTGGTCAGTCAATGAAATTCCTGATGTATAAATCACAGAAAAACCGAAATATTTTCCTGTGATATTGAGTAGAATATATAGTGTATAACTTTCAAACTTATCTGATTTGACACTCTGTGATATtatcttaaaaaattccacactGTGCTCACCATTGGCCCAACTGGCCCTGCAGGTCCTGGAGGTCCTGGAGGTCCATAGACCTGGGAGGAATTTAATAAGGCAAAAGTTGCATTAAAGAGTTGTACCCCAAACTGTAATTCACAATACATTTGAACAGCAGGTTATTTTGCTGGTGAATTTTTTGTTTAGGTGGTTGTTCAAAGCTCTGGCCCACAGCTGCTAGCTCTGATAGaataaaacacatttgcatGAAGTAATTCTTGAAACATGAAAGGGAATATTTACCAACTCTGCTTTTTCTCCCTTTTCTCCAGGTTCTCCTTTCTGACCCTAAAAAATCAGGTAAAAATACTTACTGCAGTTTTATTATCAATCCTTATGACAATGCTATAGCACACAGTTTGCACACTGAAATCAGTAACATTCTTCTTCTTGGGGGGCACCATTGCATACCATTGAGCCTGGTAATCCAATGGGACCAGAAGGCCCTGCAACCCCTTTTTCGCCAGTAGGGCCATCTAAACCCTACAGAATGGGGAAGGAATGATAAGATACAGATTAGGTGTTGCCAAATGAACAGTTCTGAGGGAATCAACTGACAttgttatataaaaatgtgagATTATGGcaccttaaataaatgaaatttaaaGGGCCATATCTTTACATTCTGCAAACTTTTTATTGATGGACGCAATGCTGCCCACCCACTACTATTGGTTtatgtaatgtaaaaaaaaagccattttaaaaatacagaaggCACTGGATAAATAATTTGTGTCATTGATTCTTTCAGGACTCACAGGAGATCCAGAAGGACCCATGTCTCCTTTATCTCCTTTTGGACCAGGAAAGCCCATGACTCCACCTTCTCCTCGAGGACCCTCAGGCCCTGGGGGACCAATGGGTCCCGTCTCTCCTGGTTTTCCCCGAGGTCCCTAAGGCATTTCATTCAACAATATTAGTCATCTACTTTGATTAAGCATTATCACCAACAGATCAAGATTCCAAATTACAAAAAAAGTAGAGGTTTAAGGCAATAAATACATTGCAACTCAAAGTTTACCTTTTCTCCATCAAGACCAGGAGGGCCAGGAAGTCCGACTTCACCCTGAGCATAAAAAGAGTTTAATGTTTATGCTTAAGAGTTTGATGGTAATGTTAAGAAAAGAAGCATCATGAAGCATAAATCAGAATTTCAAATGGTCCTTACCTTGGGGCCAGGCATCCCAGGAGGACCAGGCAGACCAGGTGGACCCTGCAGTCACACATGCataattattcaaataaatgtgaatttaaCTGGGTTATTACTACATATGTGCTTTGCTTCCTTTTAGTGAAGGGAACACTTACCATTAGATGCACGTTACGAAtgtcctaaaaaaaaaaagttgcatATGTCATAAACTCAAAGCAGATGTTTtaacttaatattaaaaataaatattgatatagATGCAGATTATTACAAGCATAACCTACATTTTCATTGTTGTTGACCACTGTTTTTCCTGGTTCTCCTGCTGGGCCTGGAGGTCCCTATTGAGCAAAGAGAGaacaatatttcagtgcaatacAGTCAAATTATTTCAAATGATCTAAATCAAATTATCTAAATAGCTGGAGTTTTAACTAACTCTTGGTCCAGATGGGCCTTCAGGGCCTGCTTCTCCCTGTGTGCAGACATAGAAGAATTTGTTAAAGCTAACTATTAAGCAAACAGCACAATGGAAATGTGTCATATTTCCCCTTGAAGTGCTATCATTAAGAAAATCTGACCTTAATTCCTTGatcacccttttcaccctgcAAGatcaatcaaacaaacaaacaaaaaaggtcATCATTGGTCATAGTTGAGGATAATTCTGGTGTTCAGCTTTCACACATATTGCTACTATACCATGGGTCCGGGTAATCCTGGTGCTCCTGGTTCTCCCTTCATGGCAATTCCTGAAGAGCTATGCTCACCTTTTTCACCCTGCCGAGAGATAAGACAGAGAGTTATGTTTCAAAGGAATTTTTCAATAATAATTTTAGCAGAttttattgaatatatttagagCCATTTTTCTGTATAGTGCGTTGCATTATGTCCCTTTATTCAATGACTAAAcaataattgttatttttataagggtttgcataattaattttaatattccTTAGATGCATGCAATTATAtacttaataattataatttttatcTTGTTTTATTTGACATCATACATCATAAATTCATGCTAGGCAACACCATGCCTTGGGGTGCAACAAAGTGAACACTGTTTTAGATGGCTACTACATCCAAAAAGCAGCAATTGCATCAGAAATAGTTTTTGTGAGCGCTTTAATTTATTGGCCTACAAAGAAAATGCTTCACTCAAGATTGGATAAAAGAGGTGGATATACTATAGGGCAGAGTTATctcaaatatgaaaatatatcaaTCATTCACAGCTCTTACAAAATTTTTTTATTGCTATCTGCTAAACAGACTTTATAAGGAACAGCTGTGAAACGCTAGCTAATTAAAAACTTTATACAATTATAAAATACATGCTACTTTAAAGAAGAGTTCTTCTTTTAAAGAACTTCAAAGAATTAAAAACCAAGAACTGCTTTGTTACAGCAATGATCACAAAACAAAATACTTATGCTGTTTCACACACAGTGCTCCATCATGCACACACACGTGGGAAAAATACACATTTGAGAAACACTTGGAATATGTTTCTTTAATGTCAAGGGAATTCACACTCATCTGgttgtaaaatataaaacaccCCACAAAGTAACAGAGATGCACACAGCATGAGAATGCACTTTAGTTGAACCTCATGCTAATTTCATGCCCATTCCAGGCCTACCTTATATCCTCGCTTCCCAGGAATACCGGGAAAACCTGACTGACCCTTGACAATGACAGAAAAATGCCATTATTTGCTTTGGTTTTTTCATTTCGTAGAGACAATGTTTTACTTTCACCACCCAAATTTCGCCAATTACTTTACCTTTTGCCCAGGAACCCCTGGAAAACCTGCCTCTCCCTGAGGAGGGTCACAAACAGAAACCATGGAGAAAGTAGTACAAAGGAATAAGAAGCAAAAACAAGCACAACTTATTCCACTGAAACTTGACAAACACATACTGCAAACTTTGCTACTTTTCATCAACAGATCGGAAGATCATTTTTTGTAATCATGGCTACATTTTTATACATGCAGCACCAAcacaaatggcacagtctgaaacaaacatcactgacATTAATTGTAAACCTTCTGCCTCAGACGCCCTTGTATCTCTCACAATAATTAGGCAACATGATTTGATGTCAATATTTGGATTGACTTGTCAAGCTTTGCATGTTCCAAGCATGTGAATATCTGATCACTGGCAGCAACACAATCATCAACACAACGTCTTATTCATAGAAAACACATATCATGGTTATATATTTCAAGTCTGGGTTAGCTTAGACTTATCAGCAAACACCATGCTAGTGATATACAGACACAGCTGGGGttatgttacacacacacttagttaGGCTCTTCCACATGTCCTGTCACTCCTCAAAACTACCACACGCAATAATATAGTGGGACAACTACAACATATACACTGTGTCCAGTATTAGAAACAATTATGATCACACATacagttgtgcacacacagttTGCATCTCCAAAGAAAAGGAACTGGAGCCTCTGTAAATGAGCTTGATGTCACCATGCACATTGATGGCATATAAAGTCCCACCACCCCCCTTAACAAAGGGACCACATTTTCTGAGTGATGGACCTCAGTCGGATACCTCTGGAAGGAGTTGCATTACCATTTTTAGTCCAAAATCAATCATGCATCATATATTTTTGACTTCCCTAGTGCTCTTAATGTACttacatttttacagaaatattcCTACATTTACtctaaagccttcctagaagagtGGTGCCTTTTGCTACATCAAAGGTGAAAACTAATACCTATTAAAAGCCTAgattatgaataaataatgcagGAACAGATTCTACACAATATACTTTAATAAGTCTTgtcccatatatatataaatatataaattatgttGTTAGAAATACCGCAATTACGGCTGTAATAGAAGGTCACATAAGAaacttacatttatatataggTATATATGATATTTTTTACATCAAAAACCTGCTGTTTTTTACATTAAGAAAAGAAGTAGTCATAATGGTTCAATTAATTGATTTAATATAAgtacaaattaaaaattaatttattgctCTTATAAAGCttccattttggagatacatgtttcttcttttttggaCATTGCCAACATTATTGGACATTAATCTTTATGGCAAACAGTCACTTGGGTTAGACCACATCCAATTAGTTTTGTGGCTAGTAGCATAGTGGATGGTTAAAGAAAAATTCCAGGCAAACTACCTTCAGTCCTTGTTTCCCAGGAATTCCGGGCATCCCTCGCTCACCCTGGAAACCAGTATCAATTATTGCATCTTTGTCAGTGCTTGACACAGAGCATCAGTCAAATTCAAAAGCTCATCCCAAACACAACTGGAATACATAACAAATTTTCAGCTCTAGTCataataaaacactgttaaaAAGACAAGCCAGAACGCCAGCTCAGCTGTTACTGAGTCATGCTCTGCCACAAAACTAGCAATCCAACAATCATGCTAGGAATTCTAAAAGGCTCCAAAGAAAGCACAGGTGCCAGTCAGACACAGGCAGACAGCAGACTTATGTTTGTAGTTTAAGAGGATGATGATGGCACGAAGACTCCAGTAGGTCTGAGTGAGGGGCAGGTGCCACGCTCCTTTCTGACCACATGCACCCTGTTACTCTGCACACACGCTGCTTATGTGAGACTCTAACAGGTGCTGTGGTCAGAATCCTTGGAAGGGTCACGCATTGGCAAGAGATATAGGGAGGGAGTATGTGTATGTGGCATGCATGTGTGCTAATTATCCCAGGCAGTTCGGAAGGTCTCTCGATTGGAGACATGGCAGTAACATTCTCAGCTAATACTATGATGGAcagttgaaaataaaatgtaaatttcacTTTGTCCATAAACAGAAGTTGTCTTTCCATAAAAACACACTTCTCAAAATACACGGGTATCCTTGCAATTTCTGTCTGCCACCAAATTTTCCTATGTCAGTGTACCCATCACACAGTGATCTGTGGCTGGGAGTTCAAAGAGAGACTTCGTGTAATACCATCTAAAGCAGGCATCTGTACTGTACTGGCATAGAATAGTTAGCACTATAAAGGCTATTTTAAACATAGAATAACAAACTTGCATTGATGACTCAACAAGTGAAAAAACAACTTCCAAAAAGTTTTCTTATTTCAACTAACTATCAAATGACTATAAATGACTATCAAATATTAATTCAGTGATAACAGTAGAAATGCTTACTAACTGTTCTACTTATGATCACTTCGCAGTGCTTATGGTGCTGTGAGAGATGACAGCATTTTGAgctacttttttaaaaaagatgcCAAAATACAATCCAAAACTGTCAGACACATCAGTAAAACTAGTTTAAAGTTGATAATCCTGGGTGGGGCTGCAAATGAGCAAAGCAGAGATGTGGGTGAGATTTGGGGAAGGGTCTCTGTGTCTACAGTCCCTGAAGGATGAAAGAGTATAGCTGTGTGTTGACAACTGCATCTGACTCTAAtcgtatgagagagagagagggagagagagagagctgtcccAAGAGTGTTCGGCAGGAAGTGCAAATCTCTTTGATCCTGTCTTTTTCCAGTCAAGTCATACTATCCTTGTCGTCTTCTATATTCATTGTCAGCATCTCTTCTGCTCCTATTTTAGAGCAGGATCACCGCCGGACCCTCTTGCTGAGCTTGCTGTGTGTGCATTGACAGAAGCTGCAGATAATTTATCAGACTGTCAGTGCCTGAACTAAAATGTGTGTGAAGAACTGCCAAGAAACTAAATATGGGTGTGGAGATCAGCTCTAATCATGTAAAGTATAATAAGCATTTAATTGATTCAAATACTTGacttctaaataaataaaataaaattgcatCAAATTATttcaagggcggcacggtggtacagcagttagggtcgcagtcacacagctccagggacctagaggttgtgggttcaattcccgcttcgggtgactgtctgtgaggagttggtgttctccctgtgtctgcgtgggtttccgggtgctccggtttagttccacagtccaaaaacacacgttgataggtggattggtaactcaaaagtgtgggaatgtgtgtgtgttgccctgtgaaggactagcgccccctacagggtgtattcccaccttgcgcccaatgattccaggtgggttctggacccaccacaacactgaactggctaagcattttcatttttcagtttttcattcTTGAATGTTGGTTCTTTAACGGTGCAGTATTTGCCAAAACtgttactgattcacacattttGCTCAACCTCTACAGAAAATCATACTTACAGAATGGGAATCTCTGAAGCAGCCACACATAGGTCAAAATGCAAATACCAGGCTTTGGCTAATGGGGGTGTAATGCCACTCCCTCCCCTTATACCGAACTAGGGAGATGTGGACTTGTGTTCTCTCACGTCTTAGAACAATATTCCGTACCATAGGGTAGAGGCTGTTTCTGCAGCTAGAAACTCTTtatgatttcagaagaaaaactgGATGAGCAGACGTCTACAAACACTTGGACCTGTGCTATTTTTACTTCTGGTTAAAATTTTGCTGatgttttatattcattcatattattCATGTGAAAATGATGCACTTAACTAAATGTACTGCTTAACTTCATTCAGTGTGCTCTTGGCCCACATTCTGAACATGATCCCCATCTGCCAATGAACAGATTATGATGAGTAGATATTTCAGGAGAAAACTGTGATGAGGTTTCCAGCATAAAATTGATATATGGGGAATATATCAGTATGTTCTTCAATCCATATTcaccaagaaaaacaaaatgtctcAAGGATAAATAAATCTCCTCAAAATATCATCTTATCTGATGGAGTAGGACTGCGGGAAGTGCTGGCATGGTCTAAAAATGACAGAGAGACAAGAGGCCAAAGAAACACATTTGCTCTCATAGGGGCTGTTCACAACAAAtcattcacatgctcttttCATTCACTCTTAGCATACAAGCATCCTGGTGGTATC from Hoplias malabaricus isolate fHopMal1 chromosome 8, fHopMal1.hap1, whole genome shotgun sequence includes:
- the col13a1 gene encoding collagen alpha-1(XIII) chain, with translation MLPGLKGEPGVPGQKGDRGETGPSGPEGPKGFKGDQGMKGEKGEHSSSGIAMKGEPGAPGLPGPMGEKGDQGIKGEAGPEGPSGPRGPPGPAGEPGKTVVNNNENDIRNVHLMGPPGLPGPPGMPGPKGEVGLPGPPGLDGEKGPRGKPGETGPIGPPGPEGPRGEGGVMGFPGPKGDKGDMGPSGSPGLDGPTGEKGVAGPSGPIGLPGSMGQKGEPGEKGEKAELVYGPPGPPGPAGPVGPMGPPGLSGPKGEPGVGLRGEKGASGQKGEKGDRGHLGLPGAHGLDGKPGPVGLIGPAGIPGPAGPKGERGEKGDMGVAGPIGPQGIPGLVGPPGLKGNRGERGKRGNRGAKGDKGDQGAPGLDAPCPLGDDGLPVPGCWNK